A region from the bacterium genome encodes:
- a CDS encoding undecaprenyl-diphosphate phosphatase, which translates to MSYIILYLMSFVQAATEFLPVSSSGHLLFIKGLFHFEDMPIAFDIIVHFGSLIAILIFYRKKLIDLVKDSYTEIVKSDNGRPSLKFVIYILVSTFITGLVYVILGDSLDKEFHNPSILKFTYIFTTIILITTFFKTKKTVDVIKAGLYLPLLVGLFQGIALFPGVSRSGSTIAILLLLGVSSEQAAFYSFTLAIPAILGGVLIDAMDSANLLFFSENLAPMLLSLIISAIFSYFFLKILNSFLRKGHFWYFSIYTLLLSIASFIIFR; encoded by the coding sequence ATGAGCTACATTATTCTTTATCTCATGTCTTTTGTTCAGGCTGCAACTGAATTTCTGCCCGTATCATCGTCAGGGCACCTGTTATTCATAAAAGGCCTGTTTCATTTTGAAGATATGCCAATTGCCTTTGATATTATTGTACATTTTGGCAGTTTGATTGCTATTTTAATTTTTTACAGAAAAAAATTGATTGATCTTGTGAAAGATAGTTATACTGAAATTGTAAAATCTGATAATGGCAGGCCATCATTGAAGTTTGTTATTTATATACTTGTATCAACTTTTATTACAGGATTGGTTTATGTAATACTCGGAGATTCTCTTGATAAGGAATTTCATAATCCTTCAATACTGAAATTTACATATATATTTACAACAATCATTCTCATTACAACTTTTTTTAAAACAAAGAAAACTGTTGATGTGATAAAAGCAGGATTGTATTTACCTCTATTAGTCGGCTTATTTCAGGGCATAGCTTTATTCCCTGGGGTTTCACGATCAGGTTCAACCATTGCAATACTTCTGCTGCTCGGTGTATCCAGCGAACAAGCTGCATTTTATTCGTTCACATTAGCCATTCCTGCAATTCTCGGCGGAGTGTTAATTGATGCAATGGACAGCGCAAACCTGTTGTTCTTTTCGGAAAATTTAGCCCCAATGTTGTTAAGTTTAATTATTTCAGCTATATTTAGTTATTTTTTCCTGAAAATATTGAATAGTTTCTTGCGTAAGGGCCATTTCTGGTATTTTTCAATTTATACACTGCTGCTTTCAATTGCATCTTTTATAATTTTCAGATAG
- the pgeF gene encoding peptidoglycan editing factor PgeF translates to MFFEKKENVFIWQFKSMVNNANVLLCTSTRRGGVSKGEFSSLNLGTNTIDAPNAVGINKNIFFSSLNISDRVIAVPKQIHSSNVLIAEHGGVYSDCDGLITNKRNVCLSIQTADCMPLFLYSEKEHLIGLIHAGWRGAVGGIVKNAINIMIDNFNIDLENINAFIGPCIRQCCYKIKENVASYFPDYYINNDYLNLPEYVKDELINFGVNEGKIEDSELCTSCNKDIFYSYRRDNGRTGRMLSLMMLR, encoded by the coding sequence TTGTTTTTCGAAAAAAAAGAAAATGTTTTTATCTGGCAGTTTAAGAGTATGGTCAATAATGCTAATGTTCTTTTATGCACAAGCACAAGAAGAGGCGGTGTAAGCAAAGGAGAGTTTTCGAGTTTAAATCTCGGAACAAATACAATTGATGCTCCGAATGCTGTTGGAATAAATAAAAATATCTTTTTTTCTTCTTTAAATATTTCAGATAGGGTGATTGCTGTACCAAAGCAGATTCATTCTTCAAATGTTTTAATTGCTGAACATGGAGGAGTGTACTCTGATTGTGACGGGCTTATAACAAATAAAAGAAACGTATGCCTTTCAATACAGACAGCAGATTGTATGCCTCTTTTCCTGTATTCTGAAAAAGAACATTTAATTGGCCTGATACACGCAGGATGGAGAGGCGCAGTGGGGGGTATTGTAAAAAATGCAATTAACATAATGATTGATAATTTTAATATCGATCTTGAAAATATTAATGCGTTCATAGGGCCCTGCATAAGACAGTGTTGTTATAAAATCAAAGAAAATGTTGCGTCTTATTTTCCAGATTACTATATTAATAATGATTATCTCAATTTACCGGAATATGTTAAAGATGAACTTATAAACTTTGGTGTGAATGAGGGAAAAATAGAAGATTCAGAATTATGTACTTCGTGCAATAAAGATATTTTTTATTCCTATAGAAGGGATAATGGGAGAACCGGCAGAATGCTTTCTTTAATGATGCTCAGATAG
- a CDS encoding acyloxyacyl hydrolase, translating into MKKITLLAVLFAVLLNSSAFSQNLVGKSFAGVAIGSWYGLGFSASYEKIFKDIQDLGIVGGGVEVGYATRKYDYGYWGGGEYGWKYTYVPVFAFLSFHYKLNNPKLDPYARAGFGYVYVKASDYGTYSGTWGSASASYVSFAGQAGIRYQVSPKMWVRAAAGTPWVASIGIDAEL; encoded by the coding sequence ATGAAAAAAATCACCTTGTTGGCTGTATTATTTGCTGTGCTTCTTAATTCTTCAGCATTCAGCCAGAATTTGGTAGGCAAATCATTCGCAGGTGTTGCTATCGGTTCATGGTATGGATTAGGTTTTTCAGCAAGCTACGAGAAGATTTTTAAAGATATTCAAGATCTTGGCATTGTCGGAGGTGGAGTAGAAGTCGGTTATGCTACTCGAAAATATGATTACGGCTATTGGGGTGGCGGGGAGTATGGTTGGAAATACACTTATGTACCGGTTTTTGCTTTTCTTTCATTCCATTACAAGCTGAATAATCCCAAATTAGATCCTTATGCCAGAGCTGGTTTTGGATATGTCTACGTAAAAGCATCCGATTATGGTACATATTCCGGTACATGGGGAAGCGCATCAGCCTCTTATGTTTCTTTTGCCGGCCAGGCTGGTATTCGTTATCAGGTATCTCCGAAAATGTGGGTACGTGCAGCAGCTGGCACACCATGGGTTGCAAGCATAGGCATTGACGCAGAGCTGTAA